CATGGGCTGAGAAAGGAATCAGGGATATTATCGCCTATGACGAAGTGCCTGCATCCAAGATGATCTTAGGCGTGCCTTTCTACACCAGATTGTGGGCGGAAGAAGTCGTGGACGGCAAGGTGAAGGTGAGCTCGCGGGCGTTGTATATGTCCGGCGCTCAGAAGATCATCGCTGACCGTGGATTAACGCCGGTATTTGACGAGAAGACGGGACAGAACTATGTAAGCTATGAGGAAGACGGCATCACCTATAAGATGTGGATCGAGGATGAGGTCTCGATGCGCGCCAGAGCAGAGATCGTGAAACGTTTGGATTTAGCAGGGATCGCTTCGTGGCGAAGAGGATTCGAGACCCCGAATATCTGGGAAGTCATCGAAGATGTGTTGAAAGTCAGACCGGAATGATCTGCCAATAATAAGATCCGTCCCGATTAGGGCGGATCTTTCATTATATATCTCGGTGTTTCGTTAAGTCCTTAAGTCCCTTCTTGTTCAACGGCAACTGTCTGCTGACCGGCTGCGTACTTGCTGTCGAAGGTCAGGATCGTATGACAGAACATGCAGCGATCGGTCTTTCCGATCATCTTCGTAAGTTTGCCGCATTCCGGGCACTCGATGCTGACGGTGTTGGTTGACATCATACCCGCCCAGAAATAAACGAATAAACTCGCTAACAGCGCAAGTGTGCCTATGACCAA
The window above is part of the Insulibacter thermoxylanivorax genome. Proteins encoded here:
- a CDS encoding DUF2614 family zinc ribbon-containing protein; its protein translation is MKLKSAKINEFRTWGLLLTMSGLCLMIIGTGGIVVFGHEIGRIFAYIFLVIGTLALLASLFVYFWAGMMSTNTVSIECPECGKLTKMIGKTDRCMFCHTILTFDSKYAAGQQTVAVEQEGT